A section of the Mangifera indica cultivar Alphonso chromosome 12, CATAS_Mindica_2.1, whole genome shotgun sequence genome encodes:
- the LOC123193335 gene encoding uncharacterized protein At5g49945-like, with translation MKIQNLLLLLLSHLILSLSFTPLFASDSHFEGFDAEDDVAEDEPLDLDLLSRVTDLPLTQSESTSSPPITATTTNLDSPVPQSDSNPNPNPIPASSDPLSKSSAPTTSFDYWDEDEFEGLPVHEQPQLETPTVTESAASTDQTRDPKTTEEAKDVAISKKKNSYKVEIVCVTFLIMFIINYFMGRRENENLALAWATKFATKDSIVDKNFSLLGVGEGDDSHLLLKEGQNVFKFYASGRRYCSGLLATMELKSRHDLISRLYNLAVPCKDEITFEVYMNDDTMDHVVFAMARKKAAKAMQKEVGDLNKFAGLLTAPPTPKKWVVEDLGVVSESKEVAGDLITEAVLDQVFGDKAFEKYGKCFISMHFSDQHPGSHRKMLLFKFALPDANNMADMSRLVALVPYYIDLIGRYKLSSQARSKTEAARQKAAQEAYKELQNARQEALQKKKAERRKMMEQVEAKLSAEAIHRKDAKERARQMKKAMPRVKMTQAH, from the exons ATGAAAATTCAGAATCTCCTCTTACTCCTTCTCTCCCAtttaattctctctctctctttcactcCCCTCTTCGCCTCCGATTCGCACTTCGAGGGCTTCGACGCCGAAGACGACGTCGCAGAGGATGAGCCTCTCGACCTCGACTTACTTAGCCGAGTCACCGATCTCCCCTTGACTCAGTCCGAGTCCACCTCATCTCCACCCATCACCGCCACGACAACCAATCTCGATTCCCCAGTTCCCCAATCGGATTCGAATCCAAACCCTAACCCGATTCCTGCATCTTCGGATCCTCTATCAAAGTCCTCGGCTCCAACGACGTCGTTTGATTACTGGGACGAAGATGAGTTCGAAGGCTTACCCGTTCATGAACAGCCCCAGTTGGAAACCCCAACGGTTACTGAATCCGCTGCGAGTACGGATCAAACCCGAGACCCGAAAACAACTGAAGAAGCTAAGGACGTCGCCATTTCGAAGAAGAAGAATTCGTACAAAGTGGAGATCGTTTGTGTGACATTTTTGATCATGTTTATAATCAATTACTTTATGGGCAGACGGGAGAATGAAAATCTTGCTCTGGCGTGGGCGACGAAATTCGCCACAAAAGATTCTATTGTTGACAAGAATTTTAGTCTATTGGGTGTTGGAGAGGGAGACGACTCGCATTTGTTGTTGAAAGAAGGGCaaaatgtctttaaattttACGCCAGTGGGAGGAGGTACTGTTCAGGCTTGTTGGCAACGATGGAGTTGAAGAGCCGGCATGATTTGATATCGAGATTGTATAATTTAGCGGTGCCTTGTAAGGATGAGATTACTTTTGAGGTTTATATGAATGATGATACCATGGATCATGTGGTGTTTGCCATGGCGAGGAAGAAGGCAGCTAAAGCCATGCAGAAGGAGGTTGGGGACTTAAATAAGTTTGCAGGATTGTTAACAGCGCCACCAACACCGAAGAAATGGGTGGTGGAGGATTTGGGGGTTGTTTCAGAGAGTAAGGAGGTTGCTGGGGATTTGATCACCGAGGCAGTGCTTGATCAG GTTTTTGGCGACAAAGCTTTTGAGAAATATGGGAAGTGTTTTATTTCAATGCATTTTTCTGATCAACACCCTGGCTCACATAGGAAGATGCTGCTATTCAAATTTGCCCTTCCTGATGCCAACAACATGGCTGATATGAGCCGGTTGGTGGCCCTTGTACCCTATTACATTGATCTAATTGGACGATACAAGCTCAGCTCACAG GCTCGATCAAAAACAGAAGCAGCCAGACAGAAGGCTGCCCAAGAGGCATACAAAGAACTTCAAAACGCTAGGCAAGAAGCCTTACAGAAAAAGAAGGCAGAAAGGAGAAAGATGATGGAGCAGGTTGAGGCAAAGCTGAGTGCTGAGGCTATTCACAGGAAGGATGCGAAAGAACGTGCTCGTCAAATGAAGAAAGCAATGCCTAGAGTAAAGATGACACAAGCTCACTAG
- the LOC123193585 gene encoding uncharacterized protein LOC123193585: MSKVWGNNDEDAVKMAALYLIHYGLLGADNRKVVSELILQLVDDWDSFNKYPWGTMVWTLTAESMSRAIEKRYEEVMNDHRAYDPKIPVQCYALMGFTVAFQLWIYETLNNLGGFVACKSTDRIPRMLRWKTLERPGWDLVNCLFETSQDVVTPVLIPSIEEKQSDWFKEVMDYMGYTEESDDDRMLIQSSDAIQSSHPTRQSISVHSPARSEWTPPPVTRSEHQSTHRTSMSPRQTTRRSLGVTHAASTSSTGYVRIEEMLRGFMETVEERFRHFEERQTSIETKVSDMQRMFYATPGDEDESAEVIFEVAQDDDVCPPDYNEVATECRPTETPLQPRSNTRRTLRGRIIKKGRALLSPFTDPMRPRRPREGNQQININFDQWFDNADNNDTALTYLHGPCKKLDWWDHICTENNWLTDEHMDNYLVMLRHSYPTDNWTCVDTFWDGWLPRILQDREVADVDDFQWPRLLLDPIEGSCPQLIQQERDMRYVAWAKVDKVYIPINYDCQHWACGEIDLKAWTFTVYDSSTSFISSTDKFINMMARYQHLPAIINATRYWEVRGDNPNLEPFTLMRCTDVPQQGKASGDCGVFTLLMIEYLATGRKFDYTSSDSITLRRMIAAKIFAHGCTC; encoded by the exons ATGTCTAAGGTGTGGGGAAACAATGATGAAGATGCTGTCAAGATGGCTGCATTATATCTGATACATTATGGATTATTAGGAGCAGATAATCGAAAAGTAGTATCAGAACTTATATTACAGTTAGTAGATGATTGGGATAGTTTCAATAAATATCCGTGGGGGACTATGGTTTGGACGTTGACTGCAGAATCAATGAGCCGAGCAATAGAGAAACGATATGAAGAAGTTATGAATGATCATCGGGCATACGATCCAAAAATTCCAGTGCAATGTTATGCATTAATGGGATTTACAGTTGCATTTCAG CtatggatatatgaaactctCAATAACTTAGGGGGTTTCGTAGCTTGCAAATCTACAGATAGAATTCCTCGTATGTTGAGATGGAAGACACTTGAGAGACCAGGGTGGGATCTTGTTAACTGCCTATTCGAAACTTCTCag gatGTTGTCACTCCTGTCTTGATTCCATCTATTGAGGAAAAGCAATCTGATTGGTTCAAAGAAGTTATGGATTATATGGGGTACACAGAAGAATCTGATGATGATCGTATGCTTATTCAATCTAGTGATGCAATCCAATCTTCTCACCCTACACGTCAAAGTATATCTGTACATAGTCCAGCAAGGTCTGAATGGACTCCACCACCAGTTACTAGGTCAGAGCATCAATCCACACATCGAACATCAATGTCTCCTCGGCAAACTACAAGGAGATCCCTTGGTGTTACACATGCTGCATCCACATCTTCTACTGGATATGTTCGTATTGAGGAAATGTTACGTGGATTCATGGAAACAGTGGAAGAACGTTTTAGACACTTTGAAGAGCGACAAACATCAATTGAAACAAAAGTTTCTGATATGCAACGTATGTTTTATGCCACCCCCGGAGATGAG GATGAGTCAGCTGAGGTCATTTTTGAGGTAGCACAGGATGATGATGTTTGTCCACCTGATTATAATGAGGTAGCTACTGAGTGTAGACCTACGGAAACACCACTTCAACCTCGGTCGAATACCCGAAGGACATTACGTGGAAGAATTATCAAGAAGGGGCGGGCACTACTCAGCCCTTTTACTGATCCTATGAGACCACGCCGGCCACGAGAAGGGaaccaacaaataaatattaattttgaccAATGGTTTGATAATGCTGACAATAACGACACTGCTTTGACTTATTTGCATGGGCCTTGTAAGAAGCTTGACTGGTGGGACCACATTTGCACTGAAAACAATTGGTTAACGGATGAG CATATGGATAATTACTTAGTGATGTTACGTCATTCATATCCCACTGACAATTGGACATGTGTTGACACGTTTTGGGATGGTTGGTTACCACGTATTTTACAAGATCGAGAAGTGGCTGATGTTGACGACTTTCAATGGCCTCGACTATTATTAGATCCTATCGAAGGGAGCTGTCCACAGCTTATACAACAGGAAAGGGATATGAGATACGTTGCATGGGCGAAAGTTGATAAa GTGTACATTCCTATCAATTATGATTGTCAACATTGGGCATGTGGGGAAATTGATCTCAAAGCGTGGACTTTTACCGTATACGACTCTTCAACTAGCTTCATATCTTCTACGGATAAGTTCATTAATATGATGGCACGATATCAACATCTTCCGGCTATCATTAATGCCACTAGATACTGGGAGGTTAGGGGTGATAACCCTAACTTGGAGCCATTCACGTTGATGCGATGTACTGATGTTCCACAACAAGGCAAAGCCTCTGGTGATTGTGGCGTATTCACACTTTTGATGATAGAGTATTTAGCCACCGGTCGGAAATTTGACTATACATCCTCTGATAGTATTACTTTGCGTAGGATGATCGCGGCTAAGATTTTTGCTCATGGATGCACTTGTTGA
- the LOC123230267 gene encoding uncharacterized protein LOC123230267, translating into MTTNIAESFNALARHARKLPVMMLLEFLRSTIQKWFYSRRTMSEASTNKLTPWAEEKIAGHILKSANMVVKPISMHRYEVHGVAQSIAIVDLCAQECSCKKFQLSHIPCTHVVAVARFQNLSDCYQWVSKYYSTEYWQAVYRESVEPLGDPSEWLRPENLPEIQPPLIQNRRSGRPSEQRRRPSQGEEVRQPVCSRCRERGHTRLTCANPL; encoded by the exons atgacaacaaatattgctgagtcgttTAATGCCTTAGCACGACACGCACGAAAATTACCGGTTATGATGCTACTTGAGTTTTTGCGTTCTACCATTCAGAAATGGTTTTACTCTCGGCGCACTATGTCAG AGGCTTCTACTAATAAACTCACTCCGTGGGCTGAGGAGAAAATAGCAGGTCATATCCTAAAATCAGCTAACATGGTTGTCAAACCAATAAGTATGCACCGATATGAAGTCCACGGTGTGGCCCAATCGATCGCTATAGTGGATCTATGTGCGCAGGAGTGTAGctgtaagaaatttcaattgtcaCATATTCCGTGTACACACGTTGTAGCCGTGGCTAGGTTTCAGAATCTTTCGGATTGTTATCAATGGGTTAGTAAATACTATTCAACCGAATATTGGCAAGCAGTATATCGAGAGAGTGTTGAACCACTAGGAGATCCTTCTGAATGGTTACGTCCGGAGAATCTTCCCGAGATCCAGCCACCTCTAATACAGAATCGTCGTTCAGGCCGACCGTCAGAACAAAGAAGGAGACCATCGCAGGGGGAGGAAGTACGTCAACCTGTTTGTAGTCGGTGTCGCGAGCGTGGGCATACTAGACTTACTTGTGCGAACCCTTTATAA